Proteins encoded within one genomic window of Mesorhizobium sp. AR10:
- a CDS encoding ATP-dependent DNA helicase — MEFSPQQDEALQAVARWLKEGRPQIFRLFGYAGTGKTTLARYFAEHVEGQVQFAAFTGKAAQVLRSKGAVNARTIHSLIYRPKGEESVSDEVTGKTSMTPTFSLNRQSPISRAKLVVIDECSMVDEQLGRDLMSFGTPILVLGDPGQLPPISGGGFFTDHEPDVLLTEIHRQARDNPIIRLALDVREGREFMRGDYGTAQVIGKEDVTQELVLKADQVLVGTNRTRRRYNQRLRELKGFNADYPQAGDKLVCLRNDPAKGLLNGSLWKVMTSSRETVKPGINLLVSPEEDDPDRGVAKIKLLKAAFEDPDADIPWQQKKRFDDFDYGYALTVHKAQGSQWNNIVLFDESWAFKETRQRWLYTAITRAAERLTIVR; from the coding sequence ATGGAATTCTCTCCCCAACAGGATGAGGCGCTGCAGGCGGTGGCGCGCTGGCTCAAGGAAGGCCGGCCGCAGATCTTCCGGCTGTTCGGCTATGCCGGCACCGGCAAGACGACGCTGGCGCGTTATTTCGCCGAGCATGTCGAAGGCCAGGTGCAGTTTGCTGCCTTCACCGGCAAGGCGGCGCAGGTGCTGCGTTCCAAGGGCGCGGTCAATGCCCGCACCATCCATTCGCTGATCTACCGGCCGAAGGGCGAGGAATCGGTGTCGGACGAGGTTACCGGCAAGACCTCGATGACGCCGACCTTTTCGCTCAATCGGCAAAGCCCGATCTCACGGGCCAAGCTTGTCGTCATCGACGAATGCTCGATGGTCGACGAGCAACTCGGCCGCGACCTGATGAGCTTCGGCACGCCGATCCTCGTTCTGGGCGACCCCGGCCAGTTGCCACCTATCTCGGGCGGCGGTTTCTTCACCGACCATGAGCCGGATGTCCTGCTCACCGAAATCCACCGGCAGGCGCGCGACAACCCGATCATCCGGCTGGCGCTCGACGTGCGCGAGGGCCGCGAGTTCATGCGCGGCGACTATGGCACGGCGCAGGTGATCGGCAAGGAAGACGTCACCCAGGAGCTGGTGCTGAAGGCGGACCAGGTGCTGGTCGGCACCAACCGCACGCGGCGCCGCTACAATCAGCGGCTGCGCGAGCTGAAAGGGTTCAATGCCGACTATCCGCAGGCCGGCGACAAGCTGGTCTGCCTGCGCAACGACCCGGCCAAGGGGCTGCTCAACGGCTCGCTGTGGAAGGTGATGACCTCGTCGCGCGAGACGGTGAAGCCCGGCATCAATCTGCTGGTGTCACCGGAGGAGGACGATCCGGATCGCGGTGTCGCCAAGATCAAGTTGCTCAAGGCGGCGTTCGAGGATCCGGACGCCGATATCCCCTGGCAGCAGAAAAAGCGCTTCGACGATTTCGATTACGGCTACGCGCTGACCGTGCATAAGGCGCAGGGTTCGCAGTGGAACAACATCGTGCTTTTCGACGAAAGCTGGGCGTTCAAGGAAACCCGCCAGCGCTGGCTCTACACCGCGATCACACGGGCGGCCGAGCGTTTGACGATAGTGCGATAG
- a CDS encoding STAS/SEC14 domain-containing protein gives MNFLDSVPAIRRIDTNREDLFAIDVVGHVTAADAENLFGLLEAAYALHSKIDVLVRLVDHDGVDWADMSDETLEQGTAHAVAHVGRCAAIGEPDWIPYAQGFFAASLPELRHFTAQDEAAAWQWLGASPIAQT, from the coding sequence ATGAATTTTCTCGACTCCGTACCGGCGATCCGCCGTATCGATACCAACCGTGAAGACCTCTTTGCCATCGACGTCGTCGGCCATGTCACAGCGGCCGACGCGGAAAACCTGTTCGGCCTGCTGGAGGCTGCCTACGCCCTGCATTCCAAAATCGACGTGCTGGTGCGCCTGGTAGATCACGATGGCGTCGACTGGGCAGACATGTCGGACGAGACGCTCGAACAGGGCACGGCCCATGCGGTGGCGCATGTCGGCCGCTGCGCGGCGATCGGCGAGCCGGACTGGATACCCTACGCCCAAGGCTTCTTCGCTGCTTCACTGCCCGAACTCAGGCATTTCACAGCCCAAGACGAAGCAGCCGCCTGGCAATGGCTCGGCGCCAGTCCGATTGCCCAAACGTGA
- a CDS encoding pyridoxine 5'-phosphate synthase produces the protein MPAKLSVNLNAIAMLRNRRDLPWPSVIGLGRLALAAGAHGLTVHPRPDERHTRHSDLPEIRALIDDEFPKAEFNIEGYPNEDFLALVEKHQPEQVTLVPDDPAQATSDHGWNFAAEAAFLTPIVRRLKKGGFRVSLFSDSDPEGVTAARDTGADRVELYTGPYGSYHSDTAKAAKELERLGKTADAALAAGLQVNAGHDLVVKNLPALVKRIPALAEVSIGHGLTADALEYGMAGTVGRFLGACGW, from the coding sequence ATGCCTGCAAAGCTTTCCGTCAATCTCAACGCCATCGCCATGCTGCGCAACCGGCGCGACCTGCCGTGGCCGAGCGTGATCGGGCTCGGTCGCCTTGCCCTTGCCGCCGGTGCGCATGGGCTGACGGTGCATCCGCGCCCCGACGAAAGGCACACGCGGCACTCCGACTTGCCGGAGATAAGGGCGCTGATCGACGACGAGTTTCCCAAGGCGGAGTTCAACATCGAGGGCTATCCGAACGAGGATTTCCTGGCGCTTGTGGAAAAGCACCAGCCGGAACAGGTGACGCTGGTGCCGGACGATCCTGCCCAGGCGACCTCCGATCATGGCTGGAACTTTGCCGCCGAGGCTGCGTTCCTCACTCCCATCGTCAGGCGCCTGAAAAAGGGGGGCTTTCGTGTATCGCTGTTTTCCGATTCCGACCCTGAAGGCGTGACGGCCGCGCGTGATACCGGCGCCGACCGGGTCGAGCTCTATACGGGTCCTTACGGCAGCTATCATTCCGATACCGCAAAGGCAGCGAAGGAGCTGGAAAGATTGGGAAAAACCGCCGACGCCGCACTTGCCGCCGGGCTCCAGGTCAATGCCGGGCACGATCTGGTGGTGAAGAACCTGCCGGCACTGGTAAAGCGCATCCCGGCATTGGCCGAAGTGTCGATAGGACATGGGTTGACAGCCGATGCGTTGGAGTATGGCATGGCCGGTACGGTGGGACGGTTTCTCGGGGCATGCGGGTGGTAG
- a CDS encoding potassium transporter Kup: MALANAGSEAEPVEQSSHPEIEQHSTKVLMLGALGVVYGDIGTSPIYAFREALHASSGGNVAERGDILGVLSLIIWSLAIIVTIKYIMFVLRADNRGEGGVLSLMALARGSLPKRSALILGVGIVGASLFFGDAVITPAISVLSAVEGMNVVTPTFQPYVVPLTLLILAMVFAVQRFGTGGVGLVFGPVTAVWFLAIGLSGLNHIMDDPEILLAVSPHYIVAFLINSPDVAFVTIGAIFLAVTGAEALYADLGHFGRKPIVLAWLAIVFPCLLLNYAGQGAFVLAHGGVVGHPFFEMNQGWTLIPMVVLATAATVIASQAVISGAFSLTRQAVQLNMLPRLEILHTSERQSGQIYMPRVNLLLALTVMLLVVGFGESSRLASAYGISVTGNMLVTTVLLFVVMTRIWKWRLWVAVAMTALFAFIDIGFFASNIVKVFEGGWASLAVAFAVILAMWTWVRGSRYLFDKTRRNEIPLDFLAGNLLKKKPQLVSGTAVFLTSDPLSAPTALMHSLKHYKVLHEQNVILSVVTAPQPVVPDSERVKMETVNELFMRVTLTFGYMEQPNIPRALAICRKQGWKFDIMTTSFFLSRRSLKASPNSGMPVWQDKLFIGLARTAADATEYFQIPTGRVVEIGTQVAI; this comes from the coding sequence ATGGCCCTTGCCAATGCTGGTAGTGAGGCAGAACCCGTCGAACAATCGAGCCATCCAGAGATCGAACAGCACAGCACCAAGGTGTTGATGCTGGGCGCGCTCGGTGTGGTTTATGGCGATATCGGCACTAGCCCGATTTACGCGTTCCGTGAGGCATTGCATGCATCATCCGGCGGCAATGTCGCCGAGCGCGGCGACATTCTCGGCGTGCTGTCGCTGATCATCTGGTCGCTGGCCATTATCGTCACCATCAAATACATCATGTTCGTGCTAAGGGCCGACAACCGCGGTGAGGGCGGGGTGCTGTCGCTAATGGCACTGGCACGCGGCAGTTTGCCGAAGCGGTCGGCATTGATCCTCGGCGTCGGCATAGTCGGCGCCTCGCTGTTCTTTGGTGACGCCGTCATCACGCCGGCAATCTCGGTGCTTTCCGCGGTCGAGGGCATGAATGTCGTCACGCCGACGTTTCAGCCCTATGTGGTGCCGCTGACATTGCTCATTCTCGCCATGGTGTTCGCGGTGCAACGGTTCGGCACGGGCGGCGTGGGCTTGGTGTTCGGCCCGGTGACGGCCGTATGGTTCCTGGCCATCGGGCTTTCCGGCCTGAACCACATCATGGACGACCCGGAAATCCTGCTGGCGGTCAGCCCGCACTACATCGTTGCCTTCCTGATCAATTCGCCTGACGTCGCCTTCGTTACGATAGGTGCTATCTTCCTGGCCGTCACCGGCGCCGAGGCGCTCTATGCCGATCTTGGCCATTTCGGGCGCAAGCCCATCGTGCTCGCCTGGCTGGCGATCGTGTTCCCTTGCCTGCTGCTCAACTATGCCGGGCAGGGCGCGTTCGTGCTGGCGCATGGTGGCGTCGTCGGGCATCCCTTCTTCGAGATGAACCAGGGATGGACGCTTATCCCGATGGTGGTGCTGGCGACGGCGGCAACCGTGATCGCCAGCCAGGCGGTGATTTCCGGCGCCTTTTCGCTGACCAGGCAGGCGGTGCAGCTCAACATGCTGCCGCGGCTGGAAATCCTGCATACGTCGGAAAGACAATCCGGCCAGATCTACATGCCGCGCGTCAATCTGCTGCTGGCGCTGACGGTGATGCTGCTGGTCGTCGGTTTCGGCGAATCGAGCAGGCTTGCCTCGGCCTACGGTATTTCAGTCACCGGCAACATGCTGGTGACGACGGTTCTGCTCTTTGTCGTTATGACCCGTATCTGGAAATGGCGGCTCTGGGTGGCAGTTGCGATGACGGCGTTGTTCGCCTTCATCGATATAGGCTTCTTTGCCTCCAACATCGTCAAGGTTTTCGAAGGCGGCTGGGCTTCGCTGGCAGTGGCCTTTGCCGTCATTTTGGCCATGTGGACCTGGGTGCGGGGCAGCCGCTATCTGTTCGACAAGACCCGCCGCAACGAGATCCCGCTCGATTTCTTGGCTGGCAATCTGTTGAAGAAGAAGCCGCAACTGGTTTCGGGCACGGCCGTGTTCCTGACCAGCGATCCGCTCAGCGCCCCGACCGCGTTGATGCACAGCCTGAAGCACTACAAGGTGCTGCACGAACAGAACGTCATCCTTTCGGTGGTGACGGCGCCGCAGCCGGTGGTGCCCGACAGCGAACGCGTCAAGATGGAGACGGTCAACGAACTGTTCATGCGGGTGACGCTGACCTTCGGTTACATGGAACAGCCCAACATTCCACGCGCGCTGGCGATCTGCCGCAAGCAGGGCTGGAAGTTCGATATCATGACCACGTCGTTCTTCCTGTCGCGGCGCTCGCTCAAGGCCTCGCCCAATTCCGGCATGCCGGTGTGGCAGGACAAGTTGTTCATCGGACTGGCGCGCACGGCGGCCGATGCAACGGAGTATTTCCAGATCCCGACCGGGCGCGTGGTCGAGATCGGAACGCAGGTGGCGATTTGA